A genomic window from Sphingobacterium sp. BN32 includes:
- a CDS encoding TonB-dependent siderophore receptor has protein sequence MLSKRLLLFFSIAPNFLLAQQNDTTQLKEVIIQENRLLIPFDQRNRNIQIISLEEIQALPSTSINEVLRYAAGVDIRQRGPFGTQADIGIDGGSFDQTLILINGVKLSDPQTGHHMLNLPVPLSEIQRIEVLRGPVSRIYGINGLTGAVNIVTKQAEANSVFVQVNGGSSFKKVEEEAGKDGIYYANGIQVGGSIVRKAHQHQLYFGKEHSNGQRYNSAADNEKLYYQNQINIAPDHRIQMMAGYINNEFGASGYYAAPGDKESEELVETVISSISSHHQLNKWYLSPRISHRYNEDDYRYFRNDLSKGRSKHYTQTLSTELHARYQTSLGDLGIGAEARFEDISSSNIGKHSRENYGFFTEFRTTKFDRFDINVGAYLNYNSDYNWEVFPGIDIGFQATENLRLTVNSGTSQRIPTFTDLYLNQRPGNIGNADLKSESAWQNEIGLQYSRNKFTFQTGYFYRDISRFIDWQRASIDVPYQAQNLGNNKTHGIYSNLGYKTAIATDQHMMFNLAYTYLNPSIINDYKNTIIKYGIESLKHQVQATLSYAFRGWSITSANRWLERSSSNSYFVSDLRLAYAKKNISIFADIQNIFDEKYIEVGAVPMPTRWANLGLRYQWVQR, from the coding sequence ATGTTATCGAAGAGACTTTTACTATTCTTTAGTATTGCACCAAACTTCTTATTAGCCCAACAGAATGACACAACCCAATTAAAAGAAGTCATTATTCAAGAGAACAGACTATTAATTCCTTTTGATCAACGCAATAGAAATATCCAAATCATCAGTCTGGAGGAAATCCAGGCCTTGCCTAGCACAAGCATCAACGAAGTATTGCGCTATGCAGCGGGCGTTGATATTCGCCAGCGGGGCCCCTTCGGCACGCAGGCCGATATCGGAATCGACGGAGGCAGCTTCGATCAAACTCTAATATTAATTAATGGCGTTAAACTGTCGGATCCACAGACCGGACACCATATGCTCAACTTGCCGGTTCCACTATCCGAAATTCAGCGAATTGAAGTATTGAGAGGCCCCGTATCGCGTATTTACGGAATCAATGGACTAACAGGCGCAGTTAATATCGTAACGAAACAAGCCGAAGCCAACAGTGTGTTCGTGCAGGTCAATGGCGGCAGTTCCTTCAAGAAAGTTGAAGAGGAAGCTGGAAAAGATGGTATCTACTACGCGAATGGCATCCAAGTTGGCGGATCTATTGTCAGAAAGGCACATCAACATCAACTCTATTTTGGGAAAGAGCATAGCAACGGGCAGCGTTATAACAGTGCTGCCGACAATGAAAAACTGTACTATCAAAATCAGATCAACATTGCCCCCGATCATCGGATTCAGATGATGGCCGGATATATCAATAACGAATTTGGTGCTAGTGGATATTATGCAGCACCCGGCGATAAGGAGTCTGAGGAACTGGTAGAGACTGTGATCTCAAGTATTTCATCACATCATCAATTAAATAAATGGTATCTAAGTCCTCGGATCAGCCATCGTTATAATGAAGACGATTACCGATATTTTCGCAACGATCTGAGCAAAGGCCGCAGCAAGCATTATACCCAGACCTTAAGTACGGAATTGCACGCGCGCTACCAAACATCTTTAGGCGATTTAGGAATCGGAGCTGAGGCGCGATTTGAAGATATCAGCAGTTCCAATATCGGCAAGCACAGCAGGGAGAATTATGGATTCTTTACGGAATTTAGAACAACGAAATTCGATAGGTTTGATATCAATGTCGGCGCCTATTTAAACTACAATAGCGATTATAATTGGGAAGTATTCCCGGGTATTGACATCGGCTTCCAAGCAACGGAGAATCTGCGCCTAACTGTGAACAGCGGAACCAGCCAGCGAATTCCAACCTTTACGGATTTATATCTCAATCAGCGTCCCGGAAACATCGGAAACGCTGATCTGAAAAGCGAGTCCGCTTGGCAGAATGAGATTGGTCTGCAATACAGCCGCAATAAGTTCACATTTCAAACAGGATACTTCTATCGAGATATCAGCCGATTTATCGACTGGCAAAGAGCGAGTATCGATGTACCCTATCAAGCGCAGAACTTAGGCAATAATAAAACACATGGTATTTATTCCAACCTAGGCTATAAAACAGCAATTGCAACAGATCAGCATATGATGTTTAACCTAGCATACACCTATTTAAACCCATCCATCATCAACGATTATAAGAATACCATAATAAAATATGGAATTGAGAGCTTGAAGCATCAAGTGCAGGCAACGCTGAGTTACGCCTTCAGAGGTTGGTCTATTACGTCGGCAAATCGATGGCTTGAACGCAGCTCGTCAAACTCCTACTTTGTTTCGGATTTGAGATTAGCATACGCCAAGAAGAATATTTCAATTTTTGCAGATATACAGAATATCTTTGATGAAAAGTACATTGAAGTGGGGGCTGTACCTATGCCTACGAGATGGGCCAATTTGGGACTAAGATATCAATGGGTTCAGCGTTAG
- a CDS encoding SDR family oxidoreductase, with translation MHIDLKGKTALVGGASAGIGKAIAQELAKCGATVFIMARNEEKLKRVVAELDKKEGQAHGYVVSDFMNYEQHKITIAGFFKSHQIDILVNNTNGPAAGTVLSKEEEDYQSAFELLFQTAVYTSNLALQHMKQQGYGRIINVSSMTVKEPQDSLVLSNTMRTALVSWSKSLANAVGKDGITVNSVLTGYFATDRLYSLMEKQAEQEGLDIAVIEKRRRDSIPVKRLGKPEEYGYLVAFLASPYASFLTGASIPLDGGISNLVF, from the coding sequence ATGCATATAGATTTAAAAGGTAAGACGGCTTTGGTTGGCGGCGCTTCAGCTGGTATTGGAAAAGCCATTGCGCAGGAACTCGCGAAATGCGGAGCTACTGTTTTTATTATGGCTAGGAATGAAGAAAAGCTTAAGCGGGTCGTTGCTGAGCTGGATAAAAAGGAAGGACAAGCGCATGGCTATGTAGTTTCGGATTTTATGAACTACGAGCAGCATAAAATAACCATTGCTGGCTTTTTTAAATCACATCAGATTGATATTCTGGTTAATAATACAAACGGTCCGGCGGCAGGCACTGTACTGTCTAAAGAGGAGGAAGATTATCAGAGCGCTTTCGAGCTCTTGTTTCAAACCGCGGTTTATACCAGTAATCTTGCTTTACAGCACATGAAGCAGCAGGGATATGGAAGGATTATTAATGTTTCTTCCATGACGGTGAAAGAGCCACAAGATAGCTTGGTGCTGTCTAATACGATGCGCACAGCCTTGGTCAGTTGGAGCAAGTCTTTAGCGAATGCGGTAGGGAAGGATGGTATTACAGTGAATTCGGTATTGACGGGTTATTTTGCGACCGATAGGCTTTATAGCTTGATGGAAAAACAGGCCGAGCAAGAAGGGCTTGATATTGCGGTTATCGAGAAGCGCAGAAGGGATAGCATTCCTGTGAAGCGATTAGGGAAGCCCGAGGAGTATGGGTATTTGGTTGCATTCTTAGCTTCGCCCTATGCTTCTTTCCTAACGGGTGCTTCCATTCCACTAGATGGAGGTATTTCTAACTTAGTATTCTAA
- a CDS encoding zinc dependent phospholipase C family protein, whose protein sequence is MKMLFPAVLLILFATSLQSWGFFAHRTINKHATYSLPADLAPFFKKHRYAITEKSINADKRVYIDSAESTRHFIDLDRYEDLSDSLELPWFKLNKRLQQHDLLKRGIIPWQIDLTYRKLLKAFHQKNTHAIIRHAADLGHYASDAHVPLHTTSNYNGQLSGQVGIHALWETRLPEHFMDSYQLYVGKPIYIDNVVEFAWNAVHESHALLDSVFELERKVSNSIPLQHRTSYVLRNNRLMLNYSDEFCERYHRAMNGMVERRIRKAIHATASLWYSAWIDAGQPNLSKLEAFVPENKDPIPYQRLMPKGREEWH, encoded by the coding sequence ATGAAAATGCTATTTCCAGCAGTTCTATTAATTCTTTTCGCGACGTCCTTGCAATCCTGGGGCTTTTTTGCGCATCGTACTATAAATAAGCATGCTACGTATTCTCTGCCCGCAGACCTGGCGCCATTCTTCAAAAAACACCGCTATGCCATCACTGAAAAATCCATCAACGCCGACAAGCGGGTATATATAGACAGTGCAGAATCGACCCGACACTTTATTGACTTGGATCGGTATGAAGATTTGTCTGACTCATTAGAGTTACCCTGGTTCAAACTAAATAAACGGCTTCAACAGCACGATCTACTAAAGCGAGGGATTATCCCCTGGCAAATCGATTTGACTTACAGAAAGCTTCTAAAAGCTTTCCATCAGAAAAATACGCATGCTATTATTCGACATGCGGCGGATTTGGGGCATTATGCCTCCGATGCACACGTCCCGCTGCATACCACAAGCAATTATAATGGACAACTAAGTGGGCAAGTTGGAATACACGCCCTTTGGGAGACACGTTTGCCAGAACATTTTATGGACTCCTATCAGCTTTATGTTGGAAAACCCATCTATATTGATAATGTGGTCGAATTCGCTTGGAATGCCGTACATGAAAGTCATGCGCTGTTAGATTCCGTTTTTGAATTAGAGCGGAAAGTGAGCAATAGTATTCCTCTACAGCACCGGACAAGCTATGTCTTAAGGAATAATCGGTTAATGTTGAACTATAGTGATGAGTTTTGCGAACGGTATCATCGAGCCATGAATGGTATGGTCGAGCGGAGAATACGTAAGGCGATACATGCGACCGCGTCGCTCTGGTATTCGGCATGGATTGACGCGGGACAGCCTAACTTGAGCAAACTGGAAGCCTTTGTTCCAGAGAACAAGGATCCCATTCCGTATCAGCGACTTATGCCGAAAGGCCGAGAAGAGTGGCATTAA
- the kdsB gene encoding 3-deoxy-manno-octulosonate cytidylyltransferase has translation MKVIGVIPARYDSTRFPGKPLVDIAGMTMIERVYNQVNHAGSLSEVVVATDDQRIYDHVKSFAGNVVMTSRDHQSGTDRCAEVIQNISGFDTVINIQGDEPFIDPQQIDLLVSCFADQDVQIATLIRKITEFADLENVNKPKVVLNKKNEAIYFSRQPIPYFRGKEIKNWLSDAEYFNHIGIYGYRANVLKELTKLPVSNLERIESLEQLRWIDNGYKIQTAISHHVNDAIDTPEDLEAIKRKYFNV, from the coding sequence ATGAAAGTTATTGGAGTAATACCAGCACGCTACGATTCCACCCGATTCCCGGGGAAACCATTAGTGGATATTGCTGGAATGACCATGATTGAACGAGTTTATAATCAAGTTAATCATGCAGGCAGTCTAAGTGAAGTGGTGGTCGCAACAGATGACCAGCGTATATATGACCATGTGAAAAGCTTCGCAGGTAATGTCGTCATGACGAGTAGGGATCATCAGTCCGGAACTGACCGCTGTGCCGAAGTGATACAAAACATCTCAGGTTTCGACACAGTAATCAACATTCAGGGTGATGAGCCATTCATCGACCCGCAGCAAATCGACTTATTGGTGTCATGCTTTGCAGATCAGGATGTTCAGATTGCCACATTAATTCGAAAAATAACAGAATTTGCTGATTTGGAAAACGTCAATAAACCCAAGGTTGTTTTGAACAAGAAAAACGAAGCAATTTACTTTTCCAGACAGCCTATTCCCTATTTCCGTGGGAAAGAGATAAAGAACTGGCTGAGCGACGCGGAATATTTCAACCATATTGGTATCTATGGCTATCGCGCAAATGTTTTAAAAGAACTTACGAAGCTTCCAGTATCAAACCTTGAGCGTATTGAATCACTAGAACAACTCCGCTGGATAGACAATGGATATAAAATCCAAACGGCAATATCTCACCACGTCAATGATGCGATTGATACCCCGGAAGATTTAGAAGCTATAAAAAGAAAATATTTTAATGTGTAG
- a CDS encoding aldo/keto reductase: MNQSNLRHTDIQIPELSLGAMSLDFKDKKLASTILDQALELGINYIDTADMYDKGENEKLIGEITKKNRSAWTIASKVGNKWRADGSGWDWAPSKSYILGAVEVSLRNLQTDYIDNYQLHGGTIDDPFDEIVEAFELLKEQGKIKAYGISSIRPNVFLKYAEDTNISSNLMQYSLLDRRPEEYLNRLNEAQVAVFVRGALAQGLLIDKPVKKYLEFTAAEVKAAQDGVNALAKELAVPALAIALKYPLLQEAVKSVVVGIRTEAQFSELKEAIPAMDKLTLSNYERLLNLLPTIRYTDHRQ; encoded by the coding sequence ATGAATCAATCTAATCTTAGGCATACCGACATACAAATTCCGGAACTATCCTTAGGTGCTATGTCTTTGGATTTCAAAGACAAGAAATTGGCCAGTACTATATTGGATCAGGCACTCGAGCTTGGCATCAACTATATAGATACGGCGGACATGTATGACAAGGGCGAGAATGAGAAGTTGATTGGAGAGATTACCAAGAAGAACCGTTCCGCTTGGACTATTGCGTCGAAGGTCGGCAATAAATGGCGCGCGGATGGATCAGGTTGGGATTGGGCTCCTTCGAAATCGTATATATTGGGTGCTGTTGAAGTGAGCCTTCGCAATCTGCAGACAGATTACATTGATAACTACCAATTACATGGCGGGACCATTGACGATCCTTTTGACGAAATTGTTGAAGCTTTTGAGCTCTTGAAAGAACAAGGGAAGATTAAAGCCTACGGCATATCTTCCATACGCCCCAATGTATTTTTAAAATATGCGGAGGATACAAACATATCCTCGAACTTGATGCAGTATTCTTTGTTGGATAGACGTCCTGAGGAGTATTTAAATCGCTTAAATGAAGCGCAAGTTGCAGTTTTTGTGCGTGGTGCTTTGGCGCAAGGCCTGTTGATCGACAAACCAGTTAAGAAATATTTGGAGTTTACTGCAGCGGAGGTGAAAGCAGCACAAGATGGGGTAAATGCATTAGCAAAGGAATTAGCCGTGCCGGCATTAGCTATTGCACTTAAGTATCCATTGTTGCAAGAGGCGGTGAAGAGTGTCGTGGTAGGGATTCGTACCGAGGCACAGTTCTCAGAATTGAAAGAAGCAATACCTGCTATGGATAAGCTTACCCTTTCAAACTATGAGCGTCTTTTGAATTTATTGCCTACCATCCGATATACAGATCATAGGCAATAA
- the trpS gene encoding tryptophan--tRNA ligase, which translates to METVVSGIRSTGKLHLGNYYGALSNFVKMQDEYNCFFFIADLHSLTTHPTPQDLNSMVRNVVVEYLAAGLDPEKSTIYVQSDVPEVAELYLYMNMNAYLGELERATSFKDKVRANPNNVNAGLLTYPVLMACDILIHHGVKVPVGKDQEQHLEMTRTFGNRFNRLYNVDYFQEAFAFAYTDKLVKVPGLSGQGKMGKSNGDADCIYLSDTEQAIRKKIMRAVTDNGPTELNQTKPEAVQNLFDLMKVVSTADTVEHFDELYNKCEIRYGDFKKQLAEDMVLATADVRSRIESIGQDDEYIKKVVKLGAEKAAASAQKTIKEVREIIGLKKLF; encoded by the coding sequence ATGGAAACTGTTGTTAGTGGTATTAGAAGTACCGGAAAATTACACTTAGGAAATTACTATGGAGCGCTGAGCAATTTTGTGAAGATGCAGGATGAATATAACTGTTTCTTTTTTATTGCCGACTTACACTCTTTGACGACTCACCCTACGCCACAAGACTTAAATAGCATGGTCCGCAACGTAGTGGTTGAATATTTAGCTGCAGGGTTAGACCCTGAAAAATCTACCATTTATGTACAATCAGACGTACCTGAAGTAGCAGAGCTTTATTTATACATGAATATGAACGCTTACCTTGGTGAGCTAGAAAGAGCGACATCTTTCAAAGACAAGGTTCGCGCAAATCCAAATAACGTAAATGCTGGCTTATTGACCTATCCAGTGTTGATGGCTTGTGATATATTAATCCATCATGGTGTTAAAGTTCCGGTTGGAAAAGACCAGGAGCAGCACTTGGAAATGACGAGAACTTTTGGTAATCGTTTCAACAGACTTTACAATGTTGATTATTTCCAAGAAGCCTTTGCTTTTGCTTATACCGACAAGTTGGTCAAAGTACCGGGCTTATCGGGTCAAGGGAAAATGGGTAAATCAAACGGCGATGCAGACTGTATCTATTTATCCGATACGGAACAAGCAATCCGTAAAAAGATTATGCGCGCAGTGACGGACAATGGTCCTACCGAGTTGAACCAAACAAAACCAGAAGCGGTTCAAAACCTCTTTGATCTAATGAAAGTTGTATCCACAGCTGACACGGTAGAGCATTTCGATGAATTGTACAACAAATGCGAAATCCGTTACGGCGACTTCAAAAAGCAATTAGCCGAAGACATGGTGTTGGCAACGGCAGACGTCCGTTCAAGAATCGAAAGCATTGGTCAGGACGATGAGTACATTAAAAAAGTGGTTAAGCTAGGTGCTGAAAAAGCAGCTGCAAGTGCGCAAAAAACCATCAAAGAAGTTCGTGAAATCATAGGTCTTAAAAAACTGTTTTAA
- a CDS encoding deoxynucleoside kinase — MHIAIVGNIGAGKTTLTEKLAKHLNFEPQYEAVENNPYLEDFYSDMKRWAFNLQIFFLNSRFRHIVDLQNRQINMIQDRTIYEDAYIFAENLYDMGLMSARDFENYSDIFQSIIHYIKPPDLLVYLKASVPTLVNNIQKRGRDYESGIRLDYLSKLNDKYEKWIGNYKEGKLLVLDKDNLDFANNQEDLGKIIQKIEAELFGLF; from the coding sequence ATGCATATAGCAATTGTTGGAAATATTGGTGCCGGTAAAACTACTTTAACAGAAAAACTTGCCAAACACTTAAACTTCGAACCTCAATACGAAGCGGTAGAAAATAACCCTTATCTGGAAGACTTTTACAGCGACATGAAACGCTGGGCCTTCAACCTACAGATCTTCTTCTTAAATAGCAGATTCCGTCATATCGTGGATCTTCAAAATCGCCAGATCAACATGATCCAGGATAGAACGATATATGAAGATGCGTATATCTTCGCAGAGAACTTATACGATATGGGATTGATGAGTGCTAGAGACTTTGAAAACTATAGCGACATTTTCCAATCCATCATCCATTACATCAAACCACCGGATTTGTTGGTTTATTTGAAAGCTTCTGTCCCTACCCTAGTAAACAATATCCAAAAACGCGGTAGAGACTACGAATCGGGCATCCGCCTTGACTATCTATCGAAACTGAACGATAAATACGAAAAGTGGATCGGAAACTACAAAGAAGGAAAACTTTTGGTGTTGGATAAAGACAACTTAGACTTCGCCAATAACCAGGAAGATCTAGGTAAAATAATCCAAAAAATCGAAGCGGAATTGTTTGGACTGTTTTAA
- a CDS encoding glycosyltransferase family protein, which yields MKILYAVQGTGNGHLTRAIDVIPCLQAHGQVDVLVSGIQADIQLPFEVKYRYHGLSFIFGKSGGVDLWKTFMASTVRKFVKEVNSVPVEDYDLVINDFEPISAWSCYFKEKPCIGLSHQIGAFDPASPKPEETDMLGKFIMKNYAPSSHSYGFHFKSYASHIFTPVIRQSVRQLDPVDNGHYTVYLPSYDDAHLIKQLTRFPDIKWEVYSKHNKRPFKQKNVSINPINSDAFVQSMASASGILCGAGFETPAEALYLGKKLLVIPMKNQYEQHLNAASLEEIGVPVIKSLKKKYEYDMEAWLNAKSRVTVDYPDCTADIVEKIIKKHS from the coding sequence ATGAAAATTTTGTATGCTGTACAGGGTACAGGAAATGGACATTTAACAAGGGCAATTGACGTTATTCCCTGCCTGCAAGCCCACGGACAAGTGGATGTCTTGGTAAGTGGTATCCAAGCGGATATTCAACTACCTTTCGAAGTCAAATATCGATACCATGGTTTAAGCTTTATCTTCGGTAAATCCGGGGGAGTCGATTTATGGAAGACTTTTATGGCGTCGACGGTTCGTAAATTTGTCAAAGAGGTCAATTCAGTTCCGGTTGAGGACTATGACTTGGTGATTAATGATTTCGAGCCGATTTCAGCTTGGAGCTGTTATTTCAAGGAAAAGCCCTGCATTGGACTTAGCCATCAAATTGGCGCATTCGATCCGGCAAGCCCGAAGCCCGAAGAAACCGATATGTTAGGAAAGTTCATTATGAAAAATTATGCGCCTTCTAGCCATTCCTACGGCTTTCATTTCAAATCCTATGCTAGCCATATCTTTACGCCGGTGATCCGACAATCGGTACGGCAATTGGATCCGGTCGATAATGGACATTATACCGTCTATTTGCCTTCTTACGATGATGCTCATTTGATCAAACAATTGACACGTTTTCCTGATATTAAGTGGGAAGTGTATTCTAAGCATAATAAAAGACCTTTCAAGCAAAAAAATGTTTCTATAAACCCCATCAATAGCGATGCTTTTGTGCAAAGTATGGCGAGTGCATCGGGTATTTTATGTGGTGCAGGCTTTGAAACCCCGGCCGAAGCCTTATATTTGGGTAAGAAATTATTGGTTATACCTATGAAGAACCAATATGAGCAGCATTTGAATGCCGCCTCATTAGAGGAAATCGGCGTTCCGGTCATCAAGTCTTTAAAGAAGAAATACGAGTATGATATGGAGGCATGGCTAAATGCCAAGTCTAGAGTTACTGTCGATTACCCAGACTGTACTGCTGATATTGTGGAGAAGATCATAAAAAAACACAGCTAA
- a CDS encoding FKBP-type peptidyl-prolyl cis-trans isomerase gives MRLILGFLSICFALNSSAQSLKTANDSLSYALGLDVGRNLKQLDFNINQDVLAKAIKQALEKKDQRFTESQTNDIIRSGLNRIAEEKIAKTKAASQAYLDQNKKKPGVITTEEGLQYQVIQEGTGLHPKPNDMVVVHYKGTLVDGTVFDNSYERKEPLDIEIGRTIPGWIIGIPTMKVGGKTRFVIPYDLGYGERSSGPIPAYSTLIFEVELLKIISEEPHESI, from the coding sequence ATGAGATTAATACTTGGATTTTTATCCATCTGTTTCGCACTAAACAGTTCCGCACAATCTTTAAAAACTGCAAATGATTCATTGAGCTATGCTTTGGGCTTGGATGTCGGCAGGAATTTAAAACAACTGGATTTCAATATCAATCAAGACGTGTTGGCAAAAGCGATAAAGCAAGCACTAGAAAAAAAGGATCAACGATTTACGGAGTCTCAAACAAATGATATTATACGATCTGGTCTTAATCGAATTGCTGAGGAAAAGATTGCTAAAACCAAAGCGGCTTCACAAGCATATTTAGATCAGAACAAAAAGAAGCCCGGCGTCATTACGACCGAGGAGGGCTTGCAATATCAGGTCATTCAAGAAGGAACCGGCTTACATCCCAAACCAAATGATATGGTTGTTGTTCATTATAAAGGGACACTTGTGGATGGTACTGTTTTCGATAATAGCTATGAACGCAAGGAACCCTTGGATATTGAGATTGGCAGAACGATACCCGGTTGGATTATCGGAATTCCAACGATGAAAGTAGGAGGGAAGACTCGTTTCGTCATTCCTTATGATTTGGGTTATGGTGAACGCAGTAGCGGACCTATTCCTGCTTACAGCACTTTAATATTCGAAGTTGAATTATTAAAAATTATAAGCGAGGAACCTCATGAATCAATCTAA
- a CDS encoding PPK2 family polyphosphate kinase: MTNYSKLLTAKSSFKIKEHPTDIRDEINPDDAKAELKKLRKKIAELQDKMYAHDKYSVLICLQGMDTSGKDSLIREVFKDFNVRGVVVESFKTPNSQELEHDYLWRHEIKLPEKGKFVVFNRTHYENVLVTRVHPEYLLNERIPHINNPKDLPKDFWKMRFEQINNFEKRIVENGTIVFKFFLNLSKDEQKDRLLSRLEEEEKNWKFSPGDLEERKLWDKYMECYEDAIRNTSKKDAPWYIIPSDSKPVSRFLVAQIIYEVLSTYQDIQYPEMEPEVEEHKRKYKEQLEAE, encoded by the coding sequence ATGACGAACTATTCGAAGCTATTGACTGCGAAAAGCAGCTTCAAAATAAAAGAACACCCCACCGATATTCGTGATGAAATCAATCCTGACGATGCTAAAGCGGAACTAAAAAAACTTCGCAAGAAAATAGCCGAGTTACAGGATAAAATGTATGCCCACGATAAATACAGCGTGCTGATTTGCTTGCAGGGAATGGATACCTCAGGAAAAGACTCGCTGATTAGGGAGGTTTTTAAAGACTTTAACGTTCGTGGGGTTGTCGTGGAGAGTTTCAAGACGCCGAATTCACAAGAATTGGAACACGACTATTTATGGCGTCACGAGATCAAGCTTCCGGAGAAAGGGAAATTCGTGGTGTTCAACAGAACGCACTATGAAAATGTACTGGTCACCAGAGTGCATCCCGAATATCTATTAAACGAACGAATCCCCCACATCAACAATCCGAAAGATCTTCCAAAGGACTTCTGGAAAATGCGATTCGAACAGATCAACAACTTCGAGAAACGCATTGTAGAAAATGGGACCATCGTATTTAAGTTCTTCCTCAACCTGAGCAAGGATGAGCAGAAAGACAGGCTCTTAAGCCGATTGGAAGAAGAAGAAAAGAATTGGAAGTTTTCTCCCGGCGACTTAGAGGAAAGAAAATTATGGGACAAATACATGGAATGTTATGAAGACGCGATCAGAAACACCAGTAAAAAAGATGCGCCATGGTATATCATCCCGTCAGACAGCAAACCTGTGAGCCGGTTTCTTGTCGCGCAGATTATTTATGAAGTCTTATCGACCTATCAGGATATACAATATCCGGAGATGGAACCTGAAGTCGAAGAACATAAAAGAAAATATAAAGAACAATTGGAAGCCGAATAA
- a CDS encoding DUF3307 domain-containing protein yields the protein MLTSLLKMFIAHLIGDFVLQPKSWVQKRNAHIQYLFYHVAVHGALLLLFFLNDLANNWQNIVFLLASHLAIDSIKIGIENRWKVNPIRLFVIDQILHIASIVAIYFYWTPSAWTELMEQINWNKLWLLLIALILIVFAIPIVIRVFFSKWQKEADFNSKRSETLFDAGTVIGVMERLMILGFVLLGLNEGIGFLLAAKSIFRFGDLTNARDTKFTEYVMIGTLLSFGLGMLVAFGLKYCLTLV from the coding sequence ATGTTGACAAGTCTGCTTAAGATGTTTATTGCCCATCTGATTGGGGATTTTGTTTTGCAACCTAAGTCCTGGGTACAGAAGCGGAACGCGCATATACAATACTTATTTTATCATGTTGCGGTGCATGGCGCCCTGTTATTGCTGTTTTTTCTCAACGATTTAGCTAACAATTGGCAGAACATCGTGTTCCTATTAGCATCACATCTAGCGATTGACAGCATTAAAATTGGGATAGAAAACCGTTGGAAAGTAAATCCAATTCGACTGTTTGTCATCGATCAAATCCTCCATATCGCAAGTATTGTCGCTATCTACTTCTATTGGACGCCTTCTGCCTGGACAGAGCTAATGGAACAGATAAATTGGAATAAGTTGTGGCTATTGCTGATTGCCCTAATCCTAATTGTATTTGCTATTCCCATCGTTATCCGGGTGTTCTTTAGCAAATGGCAAAAGGAAGCTGATTTTAATAGTAAGCGCAGCGAGACCTTATTCGATGCCGGCACGGTTATCGGTGTCATGGAGCGATTAATGATCCTGGGCTTTGTATTGTTAGGATTGAATGAAGGTATTGGATTTCTACTGGCTGCAAAATCAATCTTCCGTTTTGGAGATCTAACGAACGCACGCGACACCAAGTTTACAGAATACGTGATGATCGGTACACTGCTTAGTTTCGGACTGGGAATGCTGGTTGCATTCGGGCTGAAGTACTGCCTCACACTCGTATAA